TACAACGACAAGCCCGACCGCCTGAGCTTCAAGGTTGAACAGGCCGCGGGTTTTGAGGTTTTCAAGACTTTTGAGCCTGGCATAACAGGAATGACTGGCGCGCGTCACATCGTGGAGGACGGGTTCCGGCATTGCTATGTGTTTCTGCGACCGCGGCGTTTGGGTCATGCGGCGGGCCAGATGGATCTGGTTGCTGCGGCCTGACCTGGCCCCGCCCGCTACATTTCTCTCCTTCCTGTCCGTTAATCGTAGGTCCATGGGGCGTTTCGCGCTTGCGCGGAGCGCCCGCATTATTGGAACCGAAACAGGCTTTTCTCATGATCATCGGTATCGACCTGGGTACGACAAATAGTTTGGCGGCGCTGTGGCAGGACGGCCGGGCGCGCCTGGTGCCCAATCCGTTGGGGAGCTTTCTGACACCCTCCTGCGTAAGCCTGGATGAAGATGGCCGCGTATTGGTGGGGCAGGCCGCCCAAGAGCGTCTTCAAACGCATCCCGAGCGCACCGCTGCGTTGTTCAAGCGGCACATGGGCAGCGACAAGCTGTTCCAGTTGGGCGACCAGGAGTTCCGGGCGGAAGAACTATCGTCGCTGGTGCTGCGCGCGCTGAAGGCAGACGCCGAAGCCGTGTTGGGCTATCCGGTCACCGAGGCCGTGATCAGCGTGCCGGCCTACTTTTCCGACTCGCAGCGTAAGGCAACGCGCAACGCGGGGAAGTTGGCGGGCCTGACCGTCGAACGTCTGGTCAACGAACCCACCGCGGCCGCGCTGGCCTATGGCCTGCACCAGAGCGAGGACGAGACCCAGTTCCTGGTTTTTGACCTTGGTGGCGGCACTTTCGATGTGTCGGTGCTGGAACTCTTCGAAGGCGTGATGGAGGTGCGCGCCACGGCGGGCGACAACTTCCTTGGCGGCGAGGATTTCGTCAATGAGATCGTTCAGAAGTTCTTCGATACCCATGCGCGGGCCGCGGCCGCGCGCGAGGACCGGCGCTTCATGCAACGGTTGCTGGCGCAGGCTGAAAGCGCCAAGCGCCAGTTGTCGACCCAACCTGCCGCCCGCATTGCGTTGGACTGGCGCGGCGAAGAATATGCGCTCGAATTGAGCCAGGAACTGCTTGGGCAGTTGTGCGCGCCGCTGCTGACGCGTTTGCGCATGCCGGTTGAGCGCTCATTGCGCGACGCCAACATCAAGAGCCAGGACATTGCTACCGTGGTGCTGGCGGGCGGCGCCACGCGCATGCCGCTGGTGCGCCAGCTGGTCACGCGCATGTTCGGCCGCTTTCCGAATGCCGAGATGGATCCCGATCAAGTGGTGGCGGCTGGCGCTGCGGTGATGGCGGGACTGAAGATGAAGGACCAGGCGCTGGAAGAGGTCGTGATGACCGACGTATGCCCCTACACGCTGGGCATCAGTACCACGCGCACCACCTCGTCCGGACAGCGTCTGCCAGGCCAGTTTGCACCCATCATCGAACGCAACACCATCGTGCCCGTCAGCCGCCAGGAAACATACATGCCGATGGAAGACGGCCAGGGCGAGGTCGAGCTGCACATCTACCAGGGGGAGTCCCGCCTTGTCCGCGACAACATCCTGCTAGGCACTCTGAACATGTCGTTGCCGCGCTTGTCGCGTCTGGAAAGCGCCATCAACGTGCGTTTTACCTATGACGTGAATGGCTTGCTGGAGGTCGAGGCTGCGCTGGCGCGAGGCGGCGCGGCACAACGTCTGGTGATCCAGGGCGGCGGCGCGCAGATGAGCGACGCCGATATCCAGCGCCGCTTGGGCGAACTGGCCGAGTTGAAGATCCATCCTCGGGAACTGGCGGTCAACCGCGCCTTGGTGGCGCGGGCCGAGCGCGTCTACCAGGTGCTGCGTGGCGATGACCGCGAACTGCTCGCCCACGAAATAGTGCTGTTTGAACAGGCGCTGGAAACCCAGGAGGAGCGGCTTGCCGTGCGTGCCGCAGAGCGGCTGCGTCGCGTGGTCGACGTGCTTGAACGGGCCGCCGTGTTTGCTCCAGGCTTTGATCCCACGCAACAGGACTAGTACCGTGGCAGCAGCGAGCTTTACCAGATTGGGCATTGAGCCCACCAGCGACCAGAAGGCCATCCGCCGCGCCTATGCGGCGGCGCTCAAGCGGATCGACCAGGCCGCTGACCCGGAAGGCTTTGCCATCCTGCGCGGCGCATACGAGCATGCGCGCGCCTGGGCCGAGATACAGGTCGAGGAAGGGGAGTCCGCCGCTTGCAGCGCGTTGACTTTGTCGGACGCGCCGCCAGCGGGAGCTGACGCGATGCCGCGTGCCGTGCCCGAGTTCGCGCCAGTGTCCGGGATGGAAGCCGTCCAGACGCAGGCGCAGTCGACGCATGCGCAAGAGCCAGGGCCAGCAGTTCAATCTGGATGGTTTTCGCCATCCCGAGAGGAGCTGGAAGAGGGTATCGAGCACTGGACCCGCCGTCTGATGCAGGCGTCCGATGACGAGGTTGCGCAGATGCTCGAGACCGCCCTGGCTGACCGCCGGCTTGACCATCTGGAGGCCAGGGACGCTCTGGCCTGGAGTCTTGCCCGGGCGATGCGTCTGCAGCCGGATGGCCGCCTTGCCCTCTTCAATGGCGCGCGCCGGGCGTTCGACTGGAACGGCCTGAGTGCGGCGTTTCCGCAGGACCCGGACCTCTCCGATTGGGTCGACATGCTGTTGGACCAGATGGAACAGTACAGCCAGCTGCCGCCGCCCCTGCGTGTGCGCTTGGATGCAGTCCTGAGGTTGGCGCACAGGTGGGCTGAGCCAAATCTTGTGCAGGCGTACTGGCATGGACGGGATTTCGCGCAGTTGCTAAGCATTGCGCCTCATTTGTCGGTGCTGGATCTGGGATGGGCGCGCGTCGAGGCATGGCGCACGGCTTCGGCGCGTTTTGACCGCGGACGGAATGCGCTGCGGTGGCTGGCCGCCAACAAGATGAAGATGGGGCTTGCGGCGATTTGCGTCATGGGATTGGCCTTGATGTACCGGGACGCGCGCGACGGCACGACCTATGAAAAGCCTGGGCCGACCCGGGAGCAATTGGCAAATGGCCTGGTGACCGTGCATGCGCAGCGCGCGGCGCCCGAAGTTCAGCCGTGCCTGGTTCCAGCTCCGCTTTCGCCACCGCTGGGATGTCCCGCGGCGCAGACGGGTCAGGCCTCGCCTGAGCCATGGCCGATGGCCATGCCCAAGGCGCTGTTCATTACCGGAGCTCCCGCGCTCTCCTATCCGCCGCAGGCCAAGTCGGCTGGGGCCAAGGGCACAGTCTGGGTACGTGTGATGCTGGATGTTCAGGGGAAGGTGCTGCGTAGCGCGCTGATTTTCCCCTCAGGGAACAGCACCTTGGATCAGGCCGCCGTCGTAGCCTCGAGCGGGGTGCGAATGATGCCCGCAATCCAGGATGGCAACGCCGTACCGAGCCAGGCGGTGCTTGTGTTCAGCTATGAGATCGCCGCTCCCTGAATCCGGTACTGACGTGCAGTTCAGATTGCGATGAAAAAAGGAGATTGACAGTATGGGTCTCATCGACCCTGGGACGGCCAATTCACGACCCGCGACGCCAAGTCAGTACGCAACACGTGAATGCCGGACGCCAGGAATCATGGAGGCCTTGAGCCTTGTCTTGCAGGTCCGGACCTGCGGTCCAATGCCGCTACAAGAATAGGTAAATACGAGTCCAGAAAAACTCAGGATAGAAGAAAAAGCCCCAACCTAGAATTCAAAAAAATGAGGCTGATGGCCTGCTGGAAGGCCACTCGGATATTGGCGTTATTCGGGTTTTGGGGATCATGAAGTTCATCAAAAAAATATCATATGCCCTGAAGCGCGCGGCTTTCCGGGTTTCTCCGGCTCTTGCCAAGACGCTAGGCGTCGATTTCCGGCTGCGGGTGCCTAGCCGGATGTTCATGGAGCAAGAGGTCTTCGACTACGTCAACCAGCATTTCCGGCGCGGCGCGGCGGCGCCGGCGGCCAGGTGCCTTTTCATCGGTCTGGACAAGCACAACTGGCACTATGACCGGTTGCTGGATCTGGACTTCTATTCGATAGACCTGAATCCGCGCAACGCCGCCTACGGCCCGCCCAACAGGCACGTGGTGGGTTCGGCGACTGAACTGTCTTCGTACTATCCGCCGCATGGCTTTGATGTGGTGTTCGCCAACGGACTGATCGGCTTCGGCCTGGATACGGAAGACGCATTCAATCAGTTGATGTTTGAATGCCATCACGTGCTGGCCGACGATGGGATGTTGGTGCTCGGCTATAACGACAAGCCCGATCGCCTGAGCTTCAAGGTCGAGCAGGCCAAGGGCTTTCAGGTCTTCAAGACATTCGAGCCCGGCATAACGGGGATGACGGGCGCGCGCCACGTCGTGGCGGACGGGTTCCAGCATTGTTATGTGTTCTTGAGACCGCGGCGCCTTGGACTGGCGCAGCAGGGGCTGGCCTGGTAGGGGCATCGGAAAGCGCGGGGCTGCGTCAGGCCGGCCCGCCATTTCAAAAACGTAATCCCGCTATCCGCTTTCTGTCCGCATCGCTTTCCTAGAATTTGATCGTGCAGTCCCCTCCACGATACATAGGAAGCAAACATGCAGATTATCCGCAAAGCCGCATTGATCCTGGCGCTGTCGGCCGCCGCTACCGGCACGGCGCTGGCGCAGTCCGCGCCGCCGCCCGCTGGGTTGGCCAATCCTTATGGTCCCTCGTTGACGCGCGCCGAAGTGCTGGCCGACCTGGCGCTTTGGAAGCGCGCGGGCGTGGACCGGTTCTGGCGCGGCGAAGAGACGCCGGATATTTACAGCCCGCAGTACAAGGCCGCATTTACGGAGTATTTCCGCCTGCGTTCGGGGCCGGAGTACCAGGCTGAAGTACAACGCCAGAACGCGTCGGGGCGATAGCCGCCGGCGCGGCAGGCGAGCCCGGCGTGGCTGAATCCTCCGTGATCAATCCCCCCGAGTCCAGCCCCAGGTTGCAGCTTGCCGACCTGGAGCTGGACTTATTGCGCTGCCGCGCCTACCGTGGCCGGCAGTTCCTGCAGCTCACGCCCAAGGAATTCGGTTTGCTGGCTTTTCTGATGCAGCGGCCCGGGGTCGTGTGCGTGGAATGGGAGCTGGCCGAGCAGGTCTGGAAAATGAAGCTGCATATCCAAGACAAACGCAATTTCAAGTCGCATGCGGTTGCGGTCGCGATGCGCAGGTTGCGCAGGAAGGTCGACGCAGGGCCGGGGCCCAAGCTGCTGCATACGATGCGGGGCGGCAGCTACATGCTGGCGGCGCGGCCCTTGTGATCAGCGCACGCATGCGAGCCCGGCAACCGCGCGGCATCAGAAAAAGCGCGCGCTGGAAGGGCGCGCGGCGATCATCTGGCCGTCCCTTCGCGGAGAGGGCGCAATCAAGGGATTCCCTGCATACAGCGTCTTATGAAACCTTGCGTTAGAACCGGTGGCGGATGCCCATGTTCACTTCAGTCGCCTTGACGTTGTCCTGGAACGCCCAGTTGGTGGTGTAGGACGCCACGGCATAGAGATCGGTCCGCTTGGACAGGTTGTAGTTGTAGCCGAGGCTATAGGTGTTGCTGGCGGCGTCACCGCCCGTGAGCTGCTTGCTGTTGGCGTCGGCGCGCTGCCATGACGCGAACGCGCCGCCGGATCTGCCGACGGGAACGGCCAGCGCCAGCATGTAGGCATTCGAGCGGAAGCCTTTGACGAAGGCGTAGGAAGGTGTGCCGGTAAAGCCGCCGAT
The sequence above is drawn from the Achromobacter xylosoxidans genome and encodes:
- a CDS encoding winged helix-turn-helix domain-containing protein encodes the protein MAESSVINPPESSPRLQLADLELDLLRCRAYRGRQFLQLTPKEFGLLAFLMQRPGVVCVEWELAEQVWKMKLHIQDKRNFKSHAVAVAMRRLRRKVDAGPGPKLLHTMRGGSYMLAARPL
- a CDS encoding class I SAM-dependent methyltransferase; amino-acid sequence: MKFIKKISYALKRAAFRVSPALAKTLGVDFRLRVPSRMFMEQEVFDYVNQHFRRGAAAPAARCLFIGLDKHNWHYDRLLDLDFYSIDLNPRNAAYGPPNRHVVGSATELSSYYPPHGFDVVFANGLIGFGLDTEDAFNQLMFECHHVLADDGMLVLGYNDKPDRLSFKVEQAKGFQVFKTFEPGITGMTGARHVVADGFQHCYVFLRPRRLGLAQQGLAW
- a CDS encoding molecular chaperone HscC, which translates into the protein MIIGIDLGTTNSLAALWQDGRARLVPNPLGSFLTPSCVSLDEDGRVLVGQAAQERLQTHPERTAALFKRHMGSDKLFQLGDQEFRAEELSSLVLRALKADAEAVLGYPVTEAVISVPAYFSDSQRKATRNAGKLAGLTVERLVNEPTAAALAYGLHQSEDETQFLVFDLGGGTFDVSVLELFEGVMEVRATAGDNFLGGEDFVNEIVQKFFDTHARAAAAREDRRFMQRLLAQAESAKRQLSTQPAARIALDWRGEEYALELSQELLGQLCAPLLTRLRMPVERSLRDANIKSQDIATVVLAGGATRMPLVRQLVTRMFGRFPNAEMDPDQVVAAGAAVMAGLKMKDQALEEVVMTDVCPYTLGISTTRTTSSGQRLPGQFAPIIERNTIVPVSRQETYMPMEDGQGEVELHIYQGESRLVRDNILLGTLNMSLPRLSRLESAINVRFTYDVNGLLEVEAALARGGAAQRLVIQGGGAQMSDADIQRRLGELAELKIHPRELAVNRALVARAERVYQVLRGDDRELLAHEIVLFEQALETQEERLAVRAAERLRRVVDVLERAAVFAPGFDPTQQD
- a CDS encoding energy transducer TonB; the encoded protein is MAAASFTRLGIEPTSDQKAIRRAYAAALKRIDQAADPEGFAILRGAYEHARAWAEIQVEEGESAACSALTLSDAPPAGADAMPRAVPEFAPVSGMEAVQTQAQSTHAQEPGPAVQSGWFSPSREELEEGIEHWTRRLMQASDDEVAQMLETALADRRLDHLEARDALAWSLARAMRLQPDGRLALFNGARRAFDWNGLSAAFPQDPDLSDWVDMLLDQMEQYSQLPPPLRVRLDAVLRLAHRWAEPNLVQAYWHGRDFAQLLSIAPHLSVLDLGWARVEAWRTASARFDRGRNALRWLAANKMKMGLAAICVMGLALMYRDARDGTTYEKPGPTREQLANGLVTVHAQRAAPEVQPCLVPAPLSPPLGCPAAQTGQASPEPWPMAMPKALFITGAPALSYPPQAKSAGAKGTVWVRVMLDVQGKVLRSALIFPSGNSTLDQAAVVASSGVRMMPAIQDGNAVPSQAVLVFSYEIAAP
- a CDS encoding DUF4148 domain-containing protein; the protein is MQIIRKAALILALSAAATGTALAQSAPPPAGLANPYGPSLTRAEVLADLALWKRAGVDRFWRGEETPDIYSPQYKAAFTEYFRLRSGPEYQAEVQRQNASGR